Proteins encoded together in one Solanum lycopersicum chromosome 7, SLM_r2.1 window:
- the LOC104648156 gene encoding cucumber peeling cupredoxin, giving the protein MVTKMNIALVLMTILAALPRNIVAVDHIVGDTTGWTIPSGGPTTYANWASGRIFRVGDTLVFNFASGAHDVAKVTKSAYDSCSSTNPISLITVGPANITLNSTGSEYFICTFGQHCNAGQKLAINVATSSTTSPTPAPSPAPTPVPNPTRAPTPTPSPSPSDGPSGPSPSPSGGAGDSPVSAPPLGPVTPEPTTPSPTSPGDGLVPPPAPSSASRSVFVHALIMFMSIAISIMC; this is encoded by the exons atggttacAAAGATGAATATTGCACTAGTTTTGATGACTATTTTGGCGGCGTTGCCGAGGAATATAGTAGCGGTTGATCATATAGTTGGTGATACTACGGGTTGGACAATTCCCTCAGGTGGACCTACAACTTATGCAAATTGGGCTTCAGGACGTATCTTCAGAGTCGGTGATACTTTAG TGTTCAACTTTGCAAGTGGAGCACATGATGTAGCCAAAGTAACAAAGAGTGCATATGATTCTTGTAGTTCCACAAATCCCATTAGTCTTATTACTGTTGGACCAGCCAATATTACTCTAAATTCCACAGGTAGTGAgtattttatttgtactttTGGCCAACATTGTAATGCTGGCCAAAAACTAGCTATCAATGTTGCAACATCTTCTACTACTAGTCCTACCCCTGCCCCATCCCCTGCCCCAACCCCCGTCCCGAACCCTACCCGTGCACCAACCCCAACGCCAAGTCCATCACCATCAGACGGTCCATCTGGACCGTCTCCTAGTCCAAGTGGTGGTGCAGGAGATTCACCAGTGTCTGCACCACCACTTGGACCAGTGACACCGGAGCCTACTACTCCTTCACCAACGTCACCAGGCGATGGTCTAGTTCCTCCACCGGCTCCAAGCTCAGCCTCGCGAAGCGTTTTTGTACATGCCTTGATCATGTTCATGTCCATTGCTATTAGTATTATGTGCTAG
- the LOC101246357 gene encoding glucan endo-1,3-beta-glucosidase 11: MKILVGFLFMLLVIFNPNAQQTARAFTGTYGINYGRIADNIPSPDKVVKLLRAAKIKNVRIYDAEPSVLNAFKGTGLELVVGLPNGFVKEMSANADHALTWVKDNVKAFLPDTRIVGIAVGNEVLGGSDNELEVALLNAVKNVYNATKKLGISDVVQISTAHSQAVFADSFPPSYCVFKDGVAQLMKPLLEFFSKIGSPFCLNAYPFLAYTYNSDKIDINYALFQPNEGIVDNKTHLHYDNLLDAQIDAAYAALEDAGFRKMEVIVTETGWASDGDENEPAATPSNARTYNYNLRKRLAKRKGTPLRPKKMLKAYIFALFNEYQKPGQSSEKNFGLFKADGSISYDVGFSGLQDISAASSLLSLKGMQAQGYYLSATAITTSISILLSRL, encoded by the exons ATGAAGATTCTTGTTGGATTCCTTTTTATGTTATTGGTGATCTTTAATCCTAatg CTCAACAGACTGCACGAGCATTCACAGGAACATATGGGATTAATTACGGAAGAATTGCAGATAATATCCCTTCACCTGATAAAGTGGTTAAACTTCTTCGGGCAGCAAAAATTAAGAATGTTAGAATTTATGATGCAGAGCCTAGTGTACTTAATGCGTTTAAAGGAACAGGGCTTGAGCTAGTGGTTGGACTTCCGAATGGGTTTGTAAAAGAAATGAGTGCCAATGCAGATCATGCTCTGACTTGGGTAAAAGATAATGTGAAGGCATTCCTTCCTGATACCCGCATTGTTGGCATCGCTGTTGGAAATGAGGTTTTGGGGGGTAGTGACAATGAACTGGAGGTAGCCCTTCTGAATGCTGTAAAGAATGTATACAATGCAACAAAAAAGCTTGGGATAAGTGATGTTGTTCAGATATCGACTGCACACTCGCAGGCTGTTTTTGCTGATTCATTCCCTCCTTCTTATTGTGTATTTAAAGATGGTGTTGCTCAGTTGATGAAGCCACTTTTAGAGTTCTTCTCGAAAATTGGATCTCCGTTCTGTCTAAATGCTTATCCATTTTTGGCTTACACGTACAACTCAGATAAAATAGACATAAATTATGCTCTTTTTCAGCCAAATGAAGGCATTGTTGACAATAAAACTCATCTACATTATGATAACTTGCTCGATGCTCAGATTGATGCAGCATATGCAGCTCTAGAGGATGCTGGTTTCAGGAAAATGGAAGTCATAGTTACTGAAACAGGCTGGGCCTCTGATGGGGATGAGAATGAACCTGCTGCCACCCCAAGTAATGCTagaacatataattataatctGCGTAAAAGGCTCGCCAAGAGGAAAGGAACTCCTTTGAGGCCGAAAAAAATGTTGAAGGCATATATTTTTGCACTCTTCAATGAGTATCAAAAGCCAGGTCAATCATCAGAGAAGAACTTCGGACTCTTCAAAGCTGATGGTAGTATATCTTATGATGTTGGTTTCTCTGGGCTGCAAGATATTTCAGCTGCATCTTCGCTTTTGTCTTTGAAG GGAATGCAAGCTCAAGGGTACTATTTGTCAGCGACAGCAATCACAACTTCAATATCGATTCTTCTGTCGAGGTTATGA